GCAGCAGATATTAATTTCCCTGAAATTATCGATGCGAAAGAGTACGGCGAAGATAAAGAAGATAATGCATTGCCATGGGATAAAATTCCATCTGCAACTTATAAAGAAGTTGGTAATGCGCGCAAAGATGTTGATGTATTAAATCAAAAACATCTTGAGCGTATTGCCAAAGATCCTGAATTTGTGGCATTGAATGAAGATTTAAAAATTCGTAATGAGCGCCGTGATCGCAAATTTTTATCGTTGAATTATCAAACACGTAAAGCTGAAAACGATAAAGATGATGCAAGACGTTTAAAAGATATTAATGAGCGTTTTAAACGAGAAGGTAAAAAGGCATTAAATGATATTGATGATTTACCGAAAGATTATGAAGCGCCAGATTTCTTCTTAAAAGAAGCAGAAAAAATGGCTGCAGATTTTGTCATGTTGAATTCAAGTACGCAAGATGTTGGTAAAGAAGCTCAGAAACCAACGGAAAAAGTAGAAGAGAAAAAATAAAATTATGTTAACCGCACTTTGTTTTAGAACTTAGATAAAGTGCGGTTGTTTTTAGGAAATGTTTAAGGAATGGCTATGTTTAAAAGCACTGCAAAGCTCTCAGTATTTGTGTTGTCATTGTCAATGATGGCATCAGGATGTGCTTTAGCAGATTTTGTAAAAAATGGACAATCGGCGCAACTTCATGGCGTTGATGTTTCTCATTTATCTCCAGAAGAAAAACAAAAGCTTGAAGAGGAAATTAAATTAGATCAAGCCCGCTTAGCACAGGAAAAGCAAGCTATTTTAGAAATGTCTCTAACCCATGAAATAGGCGAGCATGCTTTACAGTTTAAGCCTTTGTTGGCTCGTTTATATGCAGAACGTAAATATGCGCCATTATGGAAAGATAATGCTGCGGCTCGCCAATTATTACAGGATTACGCAGCAATGGTGGCTAGTGGTATTTCTAAACGTTCAGCAAAATCCTTAGAATCCTTTGAATTGATCGAGCAGCAAGGTGGGTTAGCTTATGATGTTTTATTGAGCGATATATTGCTAGATTACTTGTATTATACTCAAAATGTAGGCGTACAAGCTCAACGCTGGCTTTATTCATCCAGTGCCTATCAAGTCCAACAACCTGCAGATGAGCATATTCAACGTTGGTTAAGTGCGGTAGACAATAGTCAACTTTTAGGTTTTGTACAAAGTTTATCGGGTGATAATCACTTATATCATCAAACTGTTAAAGCATTATCATCAATGGTATCTGCATCAGGCTTATCAGAGGTTGGGCAGAAACTTGCAATTAATGCACAGCGTTTACGAGTAATTCCTGATTTTCATAACGGCATCTTTGTAAATATTCCAAGTTATAAATTGCAGTATTATCGTGATGGTAATTTAATTTTGGAGTCTCGTGTTATTGTTGGTAAGGATCAACGGCGTACGCCAGTGATGTATAGCAAATTGAGTAATGTTGTTGTTAATCCACCTTGGAATGCCCCTACTCGCTTAATTAATGAAGATTTATTGCCAAAAATGAAAGCGGATCCAAATTATATTGCAGAACATAATTATTCAATTTTAGATAGTCAGGGAAATGTTGTTGATCCAGCTTCTATTGATTGGGCATCTATTGGTAATAAATTCCCTTATCGAGTTCGACAAGCTGCGGGCGATAGTGCCCTGGGTAATTATAAATTTAATATGCCAAGCTCAGATGCCATTTATTTACATGACACGCCAAATCATGGGCTGTTTAACCGTAAAGATCGCGCATTAAGTTCTGGTTGTGTGCGTGTTGAAAAATCTGATCAACTTGCAAGCATTTTATTAAAAGAAGTGGGTTGGTCTGATGAACGTCGAAAAAATGTTTTAGAAAGTAAAAAAACGGTTTCTGCCCCAATTCGTTCAGAAAACCCAGTATTTATATACTATGTGACATCTTGGGTTGAGAATGGAAATATTCAGGCATTGCCAGATATTTATAAATATGATGGATTGATGAATTTCAGTGGAATTAACTGGAATGTCGTCAAAAAATATCTCTAATAATCCATCAAAAAATAGAAAGGAGAGATGATGAAGGTTGATAAACAGAAACGTAAATGGCTGTCGCTCGGTGGAATTATTTTAGGTGCATCAGTTTTACCAAATTCTGTCTTAGCAATGGTTTCAACACCTAAGCCTCGTATCTTGATGTTCCGTAACATTAATACGGGAGAGCGATTAAGTGGTGAATTTTCTGCACAAAAAGGTTTCACAAGTGCCACATTAAAGAAATTAGATCATTTTATGCGCGATAAACGAACAAACCAAGTTCATAGAATGGATCCAAGTTTATTCCACAAGTTTTATAATATTCAAAGTAATTTAGGTTTACGCAATGCTGAAATTGAAGTAATTTGTGGATATCGTTCCGCTGCAACTAATGCAATGCGCCATCGTCAAAGTAAAGGCGTGGCGAGTAATAGCTATCATATTAAAGGAAAGGCCATTGATTTTCGTATTGCAGGTGTGCCTTTGATTAAAGTGAAATCTTCCGCAGAAAATCTTCGAAATGGTGGGGTAGGGTATTATCCGACAAGTAATTTTATTCATGTGGATACAGGCCCTGTTAGAACCTGGAAAGGGGTATAAAATAGATTTAAAATTGACCGCACTTTTGTGCGGTTTTTCATTGAAAAATACTATGCTATTTGACAGTCATCTTCATTTGGATCAACTCTCTGATGAGAATATTCAGAAAACACTTGGTGATTCAAAGATTACAGGTATGCTTGCAGTAAGTACGAATCTAAAAAGTGCTAAAAAGCTATTGAATTTAAAACAGGCTTATCCCGAGAAACTTTATATTGCAGCTGGTTTTCATCCTGAACAGCCCTTGCCGAAGTTAGAAGAGCAAGAAGAATTATCTCAATGGATTGATGAAAATCATTCATCGATTTCTGCGATTGGCGAGGTGGGGTTGCCACATTATTCTAAACGTGAAAATTCAAATTTGGATTACGTACCTTACATTGAATTACTGGAACGATTTATTCTGATAGCGAAAAAATGGGATTTACCGTTAAATTTACATATTGTGCATAATGATGTGGATATTGCCCTTGAATTATTGCAGAAACATAATATTCAACGTGCCCATTTTCATTGGTTTAAGACAGATGAAAAATCTTTTCAGAAATTTTTATCTACACCATATTTTGCGAGCCTCACACCTGATATTTTATGGAATCCTAAAACGCAATATGTTGCCCAACATTTGTCGTTAAACCGTTTGATGATTGAAACGGATAGTCCTTGGCCACATGAAGGATTTGAAAGTTCGGTCATTTCTGAAAAATTATCTGCAGTAGTAAAGAAAGTAGCTGAATTAAGATCTTTGCCATTACATTATATTCAAGAGAAAATGCTTTTGAATACTCAGCAATTTTATCGATTATAAGGAGCAAACATGAATATCGAAATTATCCCAGTCACCGCATTTCAACAAAACTGTTCTTTGATTTGGGATGACGACAAAAATGCAGCAATTATTGACCCAGGTGGCGAAACCGAGCGCCTAATTCAACGTATTGAAGAACTGGATTTAAATCTTAAAGTGATTTTGCTTACCCACGGTCATTTAGATCATGTTGGCGCAGCTATGCAATTAAAACAACATTTTGGCGTTGAAATTTGGGGTTCTCATGAAGAAGATAAATTTTTATTTGAGAGTTTGCCAGAACAAGCACAACGTTTTGGTTTGCCAAATATTGAAGCCTTTTTACCTGATCGTTGGTTTAACCAAGAAGGCGAAATCTTAAAATTAGATGGCTTTAATTTCGAGATTTTACATTTACCAGGGCATACACCTGGGCATATTGGTTTTATTGAACATGAGAAAAAAGTGGCATTTACAGGCGATGTATTATTTCAAGGTGGAATTGGTCGTACCGATTTCCCTCGCGGGGATTATGAAACATTGATTTCTTCAATTCGAACAAAACTATTACCGTTGAATGACGATCTGATTATTATTGCTGGGCATGGACCTTATACAACCATTGGTCGAGAAAAACAGACAAACCCATTTTTAAATCGTTAAAAGTGCGGTGAATTTTATTCTTATTTTCTAAAGGGCTAATTTTTTATCGGCTCTTTTTATCTGAAAAAGGAAAGAGTTTGAGTCAGATCACAAATCTGTAACAATTTCTGATAAGAGGCTTATTTCCTTTTCAATCCTATGTATAATGGAGAAAAAATGGAGCGAAAAATATCGTTCCAAATAATCATAATAAAGAGGTAATTATGCAGCAAAACAAGGCATTTGATGATTGGTTAGCTAGCACCGCATTAGGCAGTGCAAATCAATCTTATATAGAAGAGCTTTATGAAAGCTATTTGAATGATCCGCAGTCTGTGGAGGAAAGTTGGCGAGCCACTTTTGATTCTTTACCCAAAATGACCGCACTTGAACAGCCCCATACACCAGTGCGAGATTATTTTCGTCGCTTAGCACGAGAAAATCATAATGAAGCAGTGACAGTGATAGATCCGGCTGCTGGTGCAAAATTGGTGAAAGTTCTACAATTTATCAATGCCTATCGTTTTCGTGGCCATTTAGAGGCTAATCTCGATCCCCTCAATTATTATCGTTGGAAAGTATCTTCCGTCCCTGAATTAGATTATCGTCATCACGGTTTTACCGAACAAGATCTCAACGAAACCTTCAATATTAATCATTACGTTTACAAACGCGATACCATTAAGCTTGGTGAGTTAGCTCAAATGTTGAAAGAGACCTATTGCGGCTCAATTGGCTTAGAGTTTATGCATGTGCAAGATATGGCACAGAAAACTTGGCTTCAGAGCAAAATGGAAAGTGTGTTAGATAAACCGCTTTTTACATCTGAAGAACGTGTTAATTTTCTTCGTGAACTTACCGCCGCAGATGGTTTAGAGCGCTATCTAGGTGCAAAATTCCCGGGAGCGAAACGATTTTCTTTAGAAGGAAGTGATGCGTTTATTCCATTAATGAAAGAAATTATCCGTCATGCCAGTCGCCAAGGGGTAAATGATGTGGTAATGGGAATGGCACACCGTGGGCGTTTGAATATGCTCGTGAATGTATTAGGTAAAAAGCCTGAAGATTTATTTGATGAATTTGCGGGTAAACATTCGAGTGAACGTACGGGAGATGTGAAATACCATCAAGGTTTTTCTTCTGATTTTGCAGTGGATGATAAGCGAGTTCACTTAACTTTGGCATTTAATCCATCTCATTTGGAAATTGTGAGTCCAGTAGTGGTGGGTTCTGTACGTTCAAGACAGACTCGTATTAATGATACAACGCGTAGTCAAGTTTTAGCGATTACAGTACATGGTGATTCCGCTGTAGCAGGGCAGGGTGTTGTTCAAGAAACATTGAATATGTCAAATGCTCGAGGTTATAGTGTGGGCGGCACGATTCGTATTGTTATTAATAACCAAATTGGTTTTACGACATCTAACCCGAATGACACTCGTTCCACAGAGTATTGCACCGATATTGCGAAAATGATTCAAGCGCCGATTATTCATGTTAATGGTGATGATCCTGAAGCGGTTGCTTTTGCTGCGCGTATGGCGGTGGAATATCGTAATTTATTCAAACGAGATATTTTTATTGATTTGATTTCTTATCGTCGTCATGGTCATAACGAAGCCGATGAGCCATTAGCCACTCAGCCAATGATGTATAGTATCATCAAAAAACATCCTACACCTCGTAAAGTTTATGCAGATCGCTTAGTTGCAGAAGGCGTGATGACTGAAGAACAAGTCACCGAGATGATGAATGATTATCGCGATGTGCTAGATAATGGTGATCGAGTCGTATCAGAATGGAGAGAAATGGATACGGCAAAAATGGATTGGTTGCAATATCTCAACTATGATTGGACAGCGCCGTATGAAAGCAAATTTTCACAGGAACGTTTTTTAACCCTTGCTAAACGGGTATGTGAATATCCAGAAAGTTTACGTGCGCATCCTCGTGTAGAAAAAATCTATAATGATCGTAAAGCAATGTATCAAGGCGAAAAATTGCTCGACTGGGGTATGGCTGAAACCATGGCTTATGCAACCTTACTTGATGAGGGTGTTAACGTCCGTTTATCAGGTGAAGATGCGGGGCGGGGAACTTTTTTCCATCGTCATGCCGTTGTGCATAATCAAAATGATGGTACGGGGTATGTACCATTAACACATTTGCATGCTAACCAAGGTCGTTTTGAAGTATGGGATTCTGTACTTTCAGAAGAGTCTGTACTCGCTTTTGAATATGGCTATGCAACAACAGATCCAAAAACGTTAACCATTTGGGAAGCCCAATTTGGCGATTTTGCTAATGGTGCACAAATTGTTATTGACCAATTTATTAGCTCTGGCGAACAAAAATGGGGCAGAATGTGTGGTTTAGTTATGCTATTGCCTCATGGCTATGAGGGACAAGGTCCAGAACATTCTTCTGCTCGTCTTGAACGTTATTTGCAACTTTGTGCTGAACAAAATATGCAAGTCTGCGTGCCGTCAACGCCAGCACAGGTGTATCACATGCTTCGTCGTCAATCGTTGCGTAAAATGCGCCGTCCATTGATTGCCATTTCTCCAAAATCTTTGTTACGCCATCCATTGGCTGTATCCAGTTTAGATGAGTTGATTAATGGAGCTTTCCAAACGGTAATTGGAGAAATTGACGGGCTTGATCCTAAAGATGTGAAACGTGTGGTAATGTGTTCAGGTAAAGTTTATTACGATTTGCTTGAACAACGTCGTGCGAATAATCAGAAAGATGTGGCGATTATTCGTATTGAGCAGCTTTATCCATTCCCGCATGAGGATGTAAAGAAAGCGCTTGCGCCTTATGCACATGTCACGGATTATGTATGGTGTCAAGAAGAACCACTTAACCAAGGGGCTTGGTATTGCAGCAAACATAATTTTGAATCAGCAATTCCAGAACCAGTTAAACTCAAATATGCAGGGCGTCCAGCTTCGGCTTCGCCTGCTGTGGGTTATATGTCGTTTCACACTAAACAGCAAAAACAGTTAGTGGCAGACGCGTTAACCCTATAAAGTGCGGTTAAAAATTAAGATATTTTTATAAATTTACAGGTGTACTTGTTGCATCCTGGATAAAAAGTAAAAGAGTAATTCAGTGCAATAAGTTGCACTTTAAGAGATAAGGAAAATAAAATGACCATTGAAATTCTTGTTCCAGACCTACCTGAATCAGTTGCGGATGCAACCGTGGTTACTTGGCATAAAAAAGTAGGTGATACTGTTAAACGTGATGAAGTTATTGTAGAAATTGAAACGGATAAAGTCGTGCTAGAAGTGCCCGCACTTTCTGATGGCGTACTGGCAGAAGTTGTTCAAGCTGAGGGCGAAACTGTGGTGAGTAAACAACTGCTAGGCAAAATTTCTACGGCTCAAGAAGGGGATGTCAGTTCTGCAACGTTAAAAGTAACGAATGAACCTACACCATCTGATCGTCAACATGCAGCGATTGAAAATAGTCATAATCACAATGCGGATCAAGGCCCTGCGATTCGTCGTTTATTAGCAGAACATGATTTACAAGCAGAGCAAATTCAAGGTTCGGGCGTGGGTGGCCGTTTAACGCGTGAAGATATTGAACGTGAAATCGCAAAACGACAAGCACTGCAAGCGAAACAAGACGTTGCCACTGAGCAAAATACAATTAGTACGGTAGCTTATAGTGCACGTTCTGAAAAACGTGTACCAATGACCCGTTTGCGTAAACGTATTGCTGAACGTTTACTTGAAGCCAAAAACAGTACAGCAATGCTTACTACTTTCAATGAAGTGGATATGCAGCCCATAATGACTTTGCGTAAAACCTATGGTGAAAAATTTGAAAAACAGCATGGTGTTCGTTTAGGATTTATGTCTTTTTATATTAAAGCTGTTGTAGAAGCATTAAAACGTTATCCTGAAGTGAATGCTTCTATTGATGGGGATGATGTTGTTTACCATAACTATTTTGATATTAGTATTGCGGTTTCGACTCCTCGTGGATTAGTCACTCCAGTGCTTCGCGATTGCGATAAGCTCAGTATGGCAGAGATCGAAAAACAAATTAAAGCATTAGCTGAAAAAGGTCGTGATGGCAAATTGACTGTAGAAGATCTTACTGGCGGCAATTTTACTATTACAAATGGCGGTGTATTTGGTTCTCTTATGTCCACCCCAATTATCAACCCGCCACAAAGTGCAATTTTAGGAATGCATGCAATTAAAGAACGCCCGATTGCGCTTAATGGTCAAGTTGTGATTCGCCCGATGATGTATCTTGCTTTATCTTACGATCATCGTTTAATTGACGGCCGTGAATCTGTTGGTTTCTTGGTAACGATTAAAGAATTGTTGGAAGACCCAACAAGATTGTTATTAGAAATCTAATAAATAAAAGGCTTTCTTTGTTAGAAAGTCTTTTAAAATGAACAAAAAATTAACCGCACTTTAAATATTTAAAAAGAATATTCTAAAGTGCGGTTATTTTCTTATGTATTTTTAATTATAGATTGAAATCCCCAAAATCATTCGTATCAACTTTTGAATCAATTTGACCTACAAGGTAAGAACTCACTTCCACTTCTTGTGGCGCCACTTGTACGTTGTCAGAAACAAGCCATGCGTTAATCCATGGAATTGGGTTAGAACGCGCACCAAATGGCAATGGAAGACCGACCGCTTGCATACGGATATTGGTGATGTATTCCACGTATTGCACCAAAATGTCTTTGTTCAAACCGATCATAGAACCGTCTTTGAACAAGTAATCAGCCCAGTCCTTTTCTTGTTCCGCAGCGGCTAAAAATAGATCATAGGCTTCTTGTTTACATTCTTCAGCAATTTCTGCCATTTCTGGGTCGTCTTGACCTGCAGCCATAATATTTAAAATATGCTGCGTACCAGTTAGGTGTAAGGCTTCATCACGTGCGATAAATTTAATAATTTTCGCATTACCTTCCATTAATTGACGTTCTGCAAAAGCAAACGAGCAAGCAAAGGATACATAGAAACGAATGGCTTCAAGTGCGTTCACACTCATCAAGCAAAGGTAAAGTTGTTTTTTCAAATTACGTAATGTGACGACACATTCTTTACCATCTACAGTGTAAGTGCCTTCGCCGTATAGGCTATAAAGTTGGCTGTCGCGAATTAAATCATCGTAGTAAGAAGAAATATCACGTGCACGTTTAATAATTTCTTCGTTAGTCACGATATCATCGAACACAATAGAGGGATCGTTCACAATATTACGAATAATGTGGGTGTAAGAACGAGAGTGAATGGTTTCAGAGAATGTCCAAGTCTCGATCCAAGTTTCTAATTCAGGAATAGACACTAAAGGCAATAATGCCACGTTCGGACTACGGCCTTGAATGGAATCTAACAAGGTTTGATATTTTAAGTTACTGATGAAAATGTGTTTTTCATGTTCAGGTAACGCGGCATAGTCGATACGGTCTTGCGACACATCCACTTCTTCCGGACGCCAGAAGAAGGAAAGTTGTTTTTCAATGAGCTTTTCAAACGTCTCATATTTTTGTTGATCGTAACGCGCAACGTTAACGTTTTGACCAAAGAACATTGGTTCTTTTAATTGGTCGTTTTTAGTTTGTGAGAAAGTAGTGTATGCCATATATTGTTCCCCGTTTTGGCAACCTTAATTTTGCCGATAGTAATTAATAGGTTACAAGTAGCGGGTTAAAGCCCGCTAATAATTTGAAAGTAAATAGTTAGATTTTACAAGCCCCACCTGCACAGCCGTCATCAAGATCTTCTTGAGCATCTTCAGCACCATCGCGGGTGTTTTGGTAGTAAAGGGTTTTTAAGCCGTATTTGTAAGCGGTTAAAAGATCTTTTAACAACACTTTCATTGGTACTTTACCGTCTTCAAAACGTTTCGGATCGTAGTTGGTGTTAGCGGAGATCGCTTGGTCTACGAATTTTTGCATAATACCGACCAAGTGCAAGTAGCCGTCATTGCTTGGGATATCCCAAAGTAATTCGTAGTTGTCGCTTAAGTTTTCGTATTCAGGTACAACTTGTTTTAGGATACCATCTTTTGAGGCTTTAATACTTACATGACCACGTGGTGGCTCAATACCATTAGTCGCATTTGAAATTTGCGATGATGTTTCCGATGGCATTAAGGCGGTTAATGTTGAGTTACGTAAACCAAATTCTTGAATATCTTTACGCAAGCTTTCCCAATCATAATGTAATGGCTCTTGCGTTAAGGCATCTAAATCTTTCTTATAGGTATCAATAGGTAAAATGCCTTTTGCATAAGTGGTTTCATTGAAGTATTCGCAAGCACCTTGCTCTTTTGCTAAGTTCATAGAGGCTTTCAATAAATAGTATTGAATGGCTTCAAAAGTGCGGTGAGTTAAATCATTAGCTGAACCATCAGAATAACGAACACCATTTTTCGCAAGATAATAAGCATAGTTAATTACACCGATACCTAATGCACGACGAGCAAGTGAACTATGTTTTGCCGCCACAACAGGATAATTTTGATAATCTAATAATGCATCAAGTGAACGCACAGCAAGATCGGCAAGTTTTTCTAATTCATCTAAGTTTTCAATCTTACCTAAGTTAAATGCGGAAAGGGTACAAAGTGCGATTTCTCCATTTTCATCATTAATGTGCTGAAGTGGTTTCGTTGGTAACGCGATTTCTAAACATAAGTTAGATTGGCGAACTGGTGCCACTTGTGGATCAAACGGAGAGTGAGTATTACAGTGGTCTACGTTTTGAATGTAGATACGACCTGTTGATGCACGTTCTTGCATTAATAAAGAGAAAATCTCAACTGCTTTGACAGTGCGTTTGCGGATAGTTGGATCTTGTTCGTATTTTACGTAAAGTTCTTCAAATTTGTCTTGATCCGCAAAGAATGCTTCATAAAGTCCAGGTACATCTGATGGACTAAATAAAGTAATCTCCCCACCTTTAATTAAACGTTGATACATTAATTTGTTTAATTGGACGCCATAATCCATATGACGAACGCGGTTGTCTTCTACACCACGGTTATTTTTTAACACAAGCAAGCTTTCCGCTTCTAAGTGCCAAATAGGATAATAAAGTGTCGCAGCACCGCCACGAACGCCACCCTGCGAGCAAGATTTCACCGCAGTTTGGAAGTATTTATAGAATGGAATACAACCTGTATGGAATGCTTCACCACCACGAATCTCACTACCTAATGCACGAATTGCACCTGCATTGATACCAATTCCCGCGCGTTGTGAAACATATTTCACAATAGCGGATGCCGTTGCATTGATTGAATCTAAGCTGTCATCACATTCAATTAATACGCAAGAGCTGAACTGACGAGTAGGTGTGCGCACTCCCGCCATAATTGGCGTTGGTAAGGAAATTTTGAAGGTAGATGTTGCATCGTAGAAACGTTTTACATAATCCAAACGCGTTTCTTTAGGATATTTAGAGAATAAACTCGCGGCAACCAGTAAATAGAGGAATTGTGCTGATTCATAGATTTCTCCCGTCACACGGTTTTGAACTAAATACTTACCTTCTAATTGTTTTACGGCAGCATAAGAGAATGTCATATCACGCCAATGGTCGATGAATCCGTCCATTGTGTCCCACTCTTCACGAGTATAATCATCCAATAAGGCGTGATCATATTTGCCCATGCGTACTAATTTTTTGACGTGATCGTATAAACGAGGGGGATCGAAATGACCGTAGGCTTTTTTACGTAAATGGAAAATCGCTAAGCGAGCAGCTAAAAATTGATAATCAGGCGTATCTTTGCTGATTAAATCTGCAGCTGCTTTAATAATGGTTTCGTGAATGTCTGAAGTGCGAATGCCTTCATAAAATTGAATGTGTGAGCGAAGCTCAACTTGGGAAACAGAAACATTGTCTAGACCTTCTGCTGCCCATGTAATAACACGGTGGATTTTATCAAGATTGATCTGTTCCTGCGTGCCATCACGCTTGGTTACCATTAAGCTTTTATTCATTGTACGACCCTTGTTATTATGCGATGTTAAACACAAGATATAGTGTTTGTAATAAAATTATGCACAAGGTAATGTGTTTTTTGCTTGAGATCAAGCAATAAATTTTTTGCTTGAATTATTGACAATAGGTAACTTATTTAAAAATAAATGGTTTTTTCGAAAGAGCAAAAAAATCAAATTTTTTTACTTGTAAAAATGAGAAAAGTGCGGTTGAAATTCGTTGAATTTTTACCGCACTTTGAAGATTAGTTGAGATATTTGAAAACTTTAATTACTTTTTTCACGCCACTGATTTTGCTCGCAATATCTGCGGCCGCATCAGCTTGGGCATGAGTCACTGTACCGAGTAGGAAAACTTCTCCGTTTTCACTAATAACTTTAACATCGGTTGCTTTAACTCGATCATCGACTAACATTTTTGATTTGACTTGCGTAGTAATCCAACTGTCTTTGCTGATTTGTGCAAAAGAGATTTTCGGGCCAACAGTCAGCTCGTTATAAATGTCATTGACACCTTCAACACCTTTTGCAAGAGCTGTGGCAGTGTCCTTTACGCCACTATTAGGAACTTGACCGATTAAAAGCACTCGACCATTGTAGGATACGGCATTTACACGACCTTCAGACTTAATTTGGGCATCTTTTTCAACGGCATTTTCTACTTTGAATTCGAGTGTTTCGTCATCAATTTGTGCCCCAGTTGTTCGAGGATCGGTACCTACTTTAGCTGCTACAGCTCCACCTCCAATCACAGCTGCAACACATCCCTGTAAAAAGATTGTTGTTCCAAGTACGATAGCCAGTTTTTTTAATGGGGATAATTTCATATTAACTCCTTTTGAGATTGAACTACTGGTAGTTTGAAAGTAATTTATTTTTCTGTCAAGCACTTGGGAACAACGTATGGTCAACTAATTCACAAAGGGCATTAATAACAAAAAGATGGTTTTCTAGGACTCGACTTTCTTTGGTTGCTGGAATCGATATTTCTAAATCACTATCGGCTAAAATTCCTTGAATTGAAT
This portion of the Haemophilus haemolyticus genome encodes:
- a CDS encoding L,D-transpeptidase family protein — its product is MAMFKSTAKLSVFVLSLSMMASGCALADFVKNGQSAQLHGVDVSHLSPEEKQKLEEEIKLDQARLAQEKQAILEMSLTHEIGEHALQFKPLLARLYAERKYAPLWKDNAAARQLLQDYAAMVASGISKRSAKSLESFELIEQQGGLAYDVLLSDILLDYLYYTQNVGVQAQRWLYSSSAYQVQQPADEHIQRWLSAVDNSQLLGFVQSLSGDNHLYHQTVKALSSMVSASGLSEVGQKLAINAQRLRVIPDFHNGIFVNIPSYKLQYYRDGNLILESRVIVGKDQRRTPVMYSKLSNVVVNPPWNAPTRLINEDLLPKMKADPNYIAEHNYSILDSQGNVVDPASIDWASIGNKFPYRVRQAAGDSALGNYKFNMPSSDAIYLHDTPNHGLFNRKDRALSSGCVRVEKSDQLASILLKEVGWSDERRKNVLESKKTVSAPIRSENPVFIYYVTSWVENGNIQALPDIYKYDGLMNFSGINWNVVKKYL
- a CDS encoding YcbK family protein → MMKVDKQKRKWLSLGGIILGASVLPNSVLAMVSTPKPRILMFRNINTGERLSGEFSAQKGFTSATLKKLDHFMRDKRTNQVHRMDPSLFHKFYNIQSNLGLRNAEIEVICGYRSAATNAMRHRQSKGVASNSYHIKGKAIDFRIAGVPLIKVKSSAENLRNGGVGYYPTSNFIHVDTGPVRTWKGV
- a CDS encoding TatD family hydrolase, with protein sequence MLFDSHLHLDQLSDENIQKTLGDSKITGMLAVSTNLKSAKKLLNLKQAYPEKLYIAAGFHPEQPLPKLEEQEELSQWIDENHSSISAIGEVGLPHYSKRENSNLDYVPYIELLERFILIAKKWDLPLNLHIVHNDVDIALELLQKHNIQRAHFHWFKTDEKSFQKFLSTPYFASLTPDILWNPKTQYVAQHLSLNRLMIETDSPWPHEGFESSVISEKLSAVVKKVAELRSLPLHYIQEKMLLNTQQFYRL
- a CDS encoding MBL fold metallo-hydrolase, which encodes MNIEIIPVTAFQQNCSLIWDDDKNAAIIDPGGETERLIQRIEELDLNLKVILLTHGHLDHVGAAMQLKQHFGVEIWGSHEEDKFLFESLPEQAQRFGLPNIEAFLPDRWFNQEGEILKLDGFNFEILHLPGHTPGHIGFIEHEKKVAFTGDVLFQGGIGRTDFPRGDYETLISSIRTKLLPLNDDLIIIAGHGPYTTIGREKQTNPFLNR
- the sucA gene encoding 2-oxoglutarate dehydrogenase E1 component, with amino-acid sequence MQQNKAFDDWLASTALGSANQSYIEELYESYLNDPQSVEESWRATFDSLPKMTALEQPHTPVRDYFRRLARENHNEAVTVIDPAAGAKLVKVLQFINAYRFRGHLEANLDPLNYYRWKVSSVPELDYRHHGFTEQDLNETFNINHYVYKRDTIKLGELAQMLKETYCGSIGLEFMHVQDMAQKTWLQSKMESVLDKPLFTSEERVNFLRELTAADGLERYLGAKFPGAKRFSLEGSDAFIPLMKEIIRHASRQGVNDVVMGMAHRGRLNMLVNVLGKKPEDLFDEFAGKHSSERTGDVKYHQGFSSDFAVDDKRVHLTLAFNPSHLEIVSPVVVGSVRSRQTRINDTTRSQVLAITVHGDSAVAGQGVVQETLNMSNARGYSVGGTIRIVINNQIGFTTSNPNDTRSTEYCTDIAKMIQAPIIHVNGDDPEAVAFAARMAVEYRNLFKRDIFIDLISYRRHGHNEADEPLATQPMMYSIIKKHPTPRKVYADRLVAEGVMTEEQVTEMMNDYRDVLDNGDRVVSEWREMDTAKMDWLQYLNYDWTAPYESKFSQERFLTLAKRVCEYPESLRAHPRVEKIYNDRKAMYQGEKLLDWGMAETMAYATLLDEGVNVRLSGEDAGRGTFFHRHAVVHNQNDGTGYVPLTHLHANQGRFEVWDSVLSEESVLAFEYGYATTDPKTLTIWEAQFGDFANGAQIVIDQFISSGEQKWGRMCGLVMLLPHGYEGQGPEHSSARLERYLQLCAEQNMQVCVPSTPAQVYHMLRRQSLRKMRRPLIAISPKSLLRHPLAVSSLDELINGAFQTVIGEIDGLDPKDVKRVVMCSGKVYYDLLEQRRANNQKDVAIIRIEQLYPFPHEDVKKALAPYAHVTDYVWCQEEPLNQGAWYCSKHNFESAIPEPVKLKYAGRPASASPAVGYMSFHTKQQKQLVADALTL
- the odhB gene encoding 2-oxoglutarate dehydrogenase complex dihydrolipoyllysine-residue succinyltransferase, producing the protein MTIEILVPDLPESVADATVVTWHKKVGDTVKRDEVIVEIETDKVVLEVPALSDGVLAEVVQAEGETVVSKQLLGKISTAQEGDVSSATLKVTNEPTPSDRQHAAIENSHNHNADQGPAIRRLLAEHDLQAEQIQGSGVGGRLTREDIEREIAKRQALQAKQDVATEQNTISTVAYSARSEKRVPMTRLRKRIAERLLEAKNSTAMLTTFNEVDMQPIMTLRKTYGEKFEKQHGVRLGFMSFYIKAVVEALKRYPEVNASIDGDDVVYHNYFDISIAVSTPRGLVTPVLRDCDKLSMAEIEKQIKALAEKGRDGKLTVEDLTGGNFTITNGGVFGSLMSTPIINPPQSAILGMHAIKERPIALNGQVVIRPMMYLALSYDHRLIDGRESVGFLVTIKELLEDPTRLLLEI